Proteins from a genomic interval of Limisphaera ngatamarikiensis:
- a CDS encoding NEW3 domain-containing protein gives MMRTNRIFWLAGLVVGFGLWACGVARAAADTNNLPERHFVVAFQYPGVNLTPDDSLNVDLRFKNRGRSDETILVEVTEQPADWRVEIRRYGTVVTGVFLASGEDQTLTFSARPRDRSVKKLPEGTYRFAIRAHTPDNALVRETALAVKVSSGEHGPERISLETSYPTLRGSSADRFQFSLDVRNETGQDAVFNFRAVAPEGWQTSFRPAYESKQITSLQINAGSSRSIEFEVTPPYRAQAGEYAFKVEVEAGRARAEKELKVVLTGTHGLKVGTPSGLLSLVTERGKKTTTTLLVQNTGSAPQREISFQAFKPENWKVEFSPEKLENVQPGDVKQVEMSITPADQALVGDYSVAVSVDGERVNRDLEFRVTIRAGAAWGWVGLAIIVLVVVGLGVTFHYLGRR, from the coding sequence ATGATGCGCACGAACAGGATCTTCTGGCTGGCAGGTTTGGTGGTTGGGTTCGGTCTGTGGGCCTGCGGGGTGGCCCGTGCGGCGGCCGACACGAACAATCTCCCCGAACGCCATTTCGTCGTGGCGTTCCAGTATCCCGGGGTGAACCTGACGCCGGACGACAGTCTGAACGTGGACCTGCGGTTCAAGAACCGGGGTCGGAGTGACGAGACCATTCTTGTGGAGGTGACGGAGCAGCCTGCGGACTGGCGGGTGGAGATCCGGCGGTACGGCACGGTCGTGACGGGTGTGTTTCTGGCGTCGGGGGAGGATCAGACGTTGACCTTTTCGGCCCGGCCCAGGGATCGGAGTGTGAAGAAGCTGCCGGAGGGTACGTATCGGTTTGCCATCCGGGCGCACACGCCGGACAACGCGCTGGTGCGGGAGACTGCGCTGGCAGTGAAGGTCAGTTCCGGCGAACACGGTCCGGAGCGGATCAGTCTGGAGACCTCGTATCCGACGCTGCGGGGTTCCTCGGCCGACCGGTTCCAGTTTTCGTTGGATGTGCGGAACGAGACCGGTCAGGACGCGGTGTTCAACTTTCGTGCGGTGGCGCCGGAGGGTTGGCAGACGTCGTTCCGGCCGGCATATGAGTCGAAGCAGATCACCTCGCTGCAGATCAACGCCGGTTCCAGCCGGTCCATTGAGTTTGAAGTGACGCCGCCGTACCGGGCGCAGGCCGGTGAATACGCGTTCAAGGTGGAGGTGGAGGCGGGTCGGGCGCGTGCGGAGAAGGAGCTGAAGGTGGTTTTGACCGGGACGCACGGTTTGAAGGTGGGCACGCCCAGCGGGCTGTTGTCGCTGGTGACGGAGCGGGGGAAGAAGACCACCACCACGCTGCTGGTGCAAAACACCGGGTCGGCGCCGCAGCGCGAGATCAGTTTCCAGGCGTTCAAGCCGGAGAACTGGAAGGTGGAGTTTTCGCCGGAGAAGCTGGAGAACGTGCAGCCGGGCGATGTGAAGCAGGTTGAGATGAGCATCACCCCGGCCGATCAGGCGCTGGTGGGGGATTATTCGGTGGCGGTGTCGGTGGATGGTGAGCGAGTGAACCGGGACCTTGAGTTCCGGGTGACGATTCGTGCGGGTGCCGCCTGGGGTTGGGTGGGCCTGGCGATCATTGTGCTGGTGGTGGTGGGGTTGGGTGTGACGTTCCATTACCTGGGCCGTCGGTGA
- a CDS encoding Gfo/Idh/MocA family protein, with translation MTDQHQAGNPTRQASALVTSRRGFLRTTLLAGGALAAPAILSSRTRANGNETLRVGLIGCGGRGTGAAGQALKADPNTVLVAMADVFPEPIETALKSLSQDPAIAERVQVPPERRFVGLDAYQRLIASGVDVVLQAAPPGFRPQHVRAAVEAGKHQFVEKPVATDVAGVRSVLESVRIAREKKLAWVAGFCWRYDNARREFYRRIHDGAIGEIRAIYATYYTGPVKPMPPPSARPPGMGDVEWQIRNWYNFVWLSGDGLVEQACHSVDKIMWAMRDQPPAKAVATGGRQTPNHEGNIYDHMHVVYEWPNGVRAFLGQRQIAGCFNQNSDFLMGSTGEGVIDGWRAVYIKGAHPWRFNGPNNDMYQQQHDELFASIRKGEPINDGEWQVQSTWVALMGRMAAYTGQEITWEMIQNSRERLVPDPLEWDMKLPIAPMAIPGQTKFV, from the coding sequence ATGACAGACCAGCATCAGGCCGGCAACCCAACCCGCCAAGCTTCCGCCCTGGTAACTTCCCGACGCGGTTTTCTCCGCACCACCCTGTTGGCCGGCGGAGCCCTGGCGGCACCCGCCATCCTCTCCTCCCGGACCCGGGCCAACGGCAACGAGACCCTGCGCGTCGGACTGATCGGTTGCGGCGGCCGCGGCACCGGCGCAGCCGGCCAGGCCTTGAAAGCGGACCCGAACACCGTCCTGGTCGCCATGGCCGACGTGTTCCCCGAACCCATCGAAACGGCCCTGAAATCCCTTTCCCAGGATCCGGCCATCGCCGAACGCGTGCAGGTGCCCCCGGAACGAAGATTCGTGGGCCTGGACGCCTACCAGCGGCTGATCGCTTCCGGTGTGGATGTCGTGTTGCAGGCCGCACCGCCCGGTTTCCGGCCACAACACGTGCGCGCAGCCGTCGAGGCCGGCAAACACCAGTTCGTCGAAAAACCGGTCGCCACCGACGTGGCCGGCGTCCGGTCCGTGCTCGAATCCGTCCGCATCGCCCGCGAAAAGAAACTGGCCTGGGTGGCGGGCTTTTGTTGGCGTTACGACAACGCCCGGCGCGAGTTCTATCGCCGCATCCACGACGGCGCCATCGGTGAGATCCGCGCCATCTACGCCACCTACTACACCGGCCCCGTCAAACCCATGCCGCCGCCCTCCGCGCGCCCGCCCGGTATGGGCGACGTCGAGTGGCAGATCCGGAACTGGTACAACTTCGTCTGGCTCTCCGGCGATGGACTGGTGGAACAGGCCTGCCACAGCGTGGACAAAATCATGTGGGCCATGCGGGATCAACCGCCCGCCAAAGCCGTGGCCACGGGCGGCCGGCAAACACCCAATCACGAGGGCAACATCTACGATCACATGCACGTGGTTTACGAATGGCCCAACGGCGTCCGCGCCTTCCTCGGCCAGCGCCAGATCGCCGGCTGCTTCAACCAGAACTCCGACTTCCTCATGGGCTCGACCGGCGAGGGTGTCATTGACGGTTGGCGCGCCGTTTACATCAAGGGCGCCCACCCCTGGCGGTTCAACGGTCCCAATAACGACATGTACCAGCAGCAACACGACGAACTGTTCGCCTCCATCCGCAAGGGCGAACCCATCAACGACGGCGAATGGCAGGTGCAATCCACCTGGGTCGCACTCATGGGCCGCATGGCCGCCTACACCGGCCAGGAAATCACCTGGGAAATGATCCAAAACTCCCGGGAACGACTCGTGCCCGATCCGCTGGAATGGGATATGAAACTGCCCATTGCCCCCATGGCCATCCCCGGCCAGACCAAATTTGTTTGA
- a CDS encoding ABC transporter ATP-binding protein — MATIIETRGLTRHYGRQTAVDRLDLEVREGEIFGFLGPNGAGKTTTILMLLGLTEPSAGSARVLGHDPVLDPLPIKRQVGYLPENVGFYDDLTARENLQYIADLNAIPRAEAARKIESALATVGLGDVGDKPVGAFSRGMRQRLGIAELLVKDPRLMILDEPTLGLDPDGTLKMLDLIRDLNRSRGITVMFSSHLLDQVQRICHRVGIMIQGRLVAVGTIEELARRKLGDASGPSLEEIYMRYFKEG, encoded by the coding sequence ATGGCAACCATCATTGAGACACGCGGGTTGACGCGTCATTACGGCCGGCAGACGGCGGTGGACCGGTTGGACCTGGAGGTTCGGGAGGGCGAGATCTTCGGGTTTCTGGGTCCCAACGGGGCCGGCAAAACCACCACCATTTTGATGTTGCTGGGGCTGACCGAGCCGAGCGCCGGCTCGGCCCGGGTGCTGGGGCACGACCCGGTGCTGGACCCGCTGCCGATCAAACGGCAGGTGGGGTATCTGCCGGAAAACGTCGGGTTTTACGATGATCTGACGGCCCGGGAGAACCTTCAGTACATTGCCGATTTGAATGCCATTCCGCGGGCGGAAGCGGCGCGGAAGATCGAATCGGCCCTGGCGACGGTCGGGCTGGGCGACGTGGGGGACAAACCGGTGGGTGCTTTCTCGCGGGGGATGCGGCAGCGGCTGGGCATTGCCGAGCTGCTGGTGAAGGATCCGCGGCTCATGATTCTGGATGAGCCGACGCTGGGGCTGGACCCGGACGGCACGTTGAAGATGCTGGACTTGATCCGGGATTTGAACCGTTCGCGCGGGATCACGGTGATGTTTTCTTCGCACCTGCTGGATCAGGTGCAGCGGATCTGTCACCGGGTCGGCATCATGATCCAGGGCCGGCTGGTGGCGGTGGGGACGATCGAGGAGCTGGCCCGGCGGAAGCTGGGCGATGCCTCCGGGCCCAGTCTGGAGGAGATTTACATGCGGTACTTCAAGGAAGGCTGA
- a CDS encoding alpha-L-arabinofuranosidase, whose product MTPTESPRPRSRPQKLGALLLALWPVALVAQTPLDIYTDRLVNGFEDWSWIDRDLLQTNVVASGSAAIRATGNASQWPALSFRREPFNARLYQSLVFRAHGGTTGGQRLQVSAQDASGTGPAYILPVPLPANQWRTFVVPLEALGKADSTTLERINLQLRPNGTSGTFYVDEVRLDPRPVPEIVQLTVRADRSLRTADNRWFGVNAVIWDNDFADNATERNRTLGLLREMGITTLRFPGGSLSDEYHWESNRSRTNTWQWNTSFEEFMSVATNLNAEIFITVNYGSGTPEEAAAWVRYANLTRGYRIRYWEIGNECYGPWEYDTNARPHDAYTYAVRAAEYIRQMKAVDPTIRIGVVAVPGEDRYDNGYRDHPAVNPRTGQTHYGWTPRMLTTLRSLGVRPDFLIHHHYPQWTPENPVHSPVSDPLVLQSTDNWARDAADLRQQIRDYFGPDGEAIELVVTENNIDAGAQGRQSTSLVNALYYADSLGQLMRTEFNAFVWWDLRNGTDRSGSFDPTLYGWRDYGDLGIINGPSTRHPVFYAVKLMSLFARAGDAILETTSEDPRLAVHAARRTNGTLTVLVLNKDSRAHFTGQISLQGFLPQPAATLHFYGIPQDEAARTNAPLANQDITASTLTLPGPVFTHTFPPLSLTLFTFNPANLDPPVLRLHRPGLSGPWQLEIQGTPGAALVLETSTNLVTWTALATNRPAAGLWNFEVPPEPAQPARYWRARAEP is encoded by the coding sequence ATGACACCCACAGAGTCCCCGCGACCGCGCTCCCGACCCCAAAAGCTCGGTGCCCTGCTGCTGGCACTGTGGCCCGTCGCATTGGTTGCCCAGACACCGCTCGACATTTACACCGACCGCCTGGTCAACGGATTCGAAGACTGGAGCTGGATCGACCGCGACCTGTTGCAAACCAACGTCGTGGCCAGCGGCTCGGCAGCCATCCGCGCCACCGGTAACGCCAGCCAGTGGCCCGCACTCTCCTTCCGCCGCGAGCCATTCAATGCGCGCCTCTACCAAAGCCTCGTCTTCCGCGCCCATGGCGGCACCACGGGCGGACAACGTCTGCAGGTGAGCGCCCAGGACGCCAGCGGCACCGGCCCCGCCTACATCCTACCGGTACCCCTGCCCGCCAACCAATGGCGCACGTTCGTCGTCCCCCTCGAAGCCCTGGGCAAGGCCGACAGCACCACCCTCGAACGCATCAACCTCCAGCTCCGCCCCAATGGTACCTCCGGCACCTTCTACGTGGACGAAGTCCGTCTCGACCCGCGGCCCGTACCGGAAATCGTCCAACTGACCGTCCGCGCCGACCGCAGCCTCAGGACTGCTGACAACCGCTGGTTCGGCGTCAACGCGGTCATCTGGGACAATGACTTCGCCGACAACGCCACCGAACGCAACCGCACCCTGGGCCTGCTGCGGGAAATGGGCATCACCACCCTGCGTTTCCCCGGCGGTTCACTCTCCGACGAGTATCATTGGGAATCCAACCGCTCCCGCACCAACACCTGGCAGTGGAACACCAGCTTCGAAGAGTTCATGAGCGTGGCCACCAACCTCAACGCCGAAATCTTCATCACCGTCAACTACGGCAGCGGAACCCCCGAAGAAGCGGCCGCCTGGGTCCGATACGCCAACCTCACCCGGGGCTACCGCATCCGCTACTGGGAAATCGGCAACGAATGCTACGGACCCTGGGAATATGACACCAACGCACGCCCCCACGACGCCTACACCTACGCCGTCCGCGCCGCCGAATACATCCGCCAAATGAAGGCCGTGGACCCCACCATCCGCATCGGCGTCGTGGCCGTGCCCGGCGAGGACCGCTATGACAACGGCTACCGCGACCATCCCGCCGTCAATCCGCGCACCGGCCAAACCCATTACGGCTGGACCCCCCGCATGTTGACCACACTCCGGTCCCTCGGCGTCCGGCCCGATTTCCTCATCCACCACCACTACCCCCAGTGGACACCGGAAAACCCCGTGCACAGCCCCGTGAGCGACCCGCTGGTATTGCAGTCCACCGATAACTGGGCCCGCGACGCCGCCGACCTGCGCCAGCAAATCCGCGATTATTTCGGCCCGGACGGCGAGGCCATCGAACTGGTCGTCACCGAGAACAACATCGACGCCGGCGCCCAGGGCCGCCAGTCCACCAGCCTCGTCAACGCCCTCTACTACGCCGACAGCCTCGGCCAACTCATGCGCACCGAATTCAACGCCTTCGTCTGGTGGGACCTGCGAAACGGCACCGACCGCTCCGGCAGTTTCGACCCCACCCTGTACGGCTGGCGCGACTACGGCGACCTCGGCATCATCAACGGCCCGTCCACGCGTCATCCCGTCTTCTACGCCGTCAAACTCATGAGCCTCTTCGCCCGGGCCGGCGATGCCATCCTCGAAACCACCTCCGAAGATCCCCGGCTCGCCGTCCACGCAGCCCGCCGTACCAACGGCACCCTCACCGTGCTGGTCCTCAACAAGGATTCCCGGGCCCACTTCACGGGACAGATCAGCCTCCAGGGTTTCCTGCCCCAACCCGCCGCCACCCTCCACTTCTACGGCATTCCCCAGGACGAGGCCGCCCGAACCAACGCCCCTCTCGCCAACCAGGACATCACCGCCTCCACTTTGACCCTTCCCGGGCCGGTCTTCACCCACACCTTCCCGCCGCTGTCCCTGACCCTGTTCACGTTCAACCCGGCAAACCTCGACCCACCCGTGCTCCGCCTCCATCGGCCCGGCCTGTCCGGTCCCTGGCAACTCGAGATCCAGGGTACACCCGGCGCCGCGCTGGTCCTGGAAACCTCCACCAACCTCGTCACATGGACCGCCCTCGCCACCAACCGACCCGCCGCAGGCCTGTGGAACTTCGAGGTACCACCCGAACCGGCCCAGCCAGCCCGATACTGGCGCGCCCGCGCAGAACCGTAA
- a CDS encoding ABC transporter permease: MWTICRKELADHFHSTRFLLLFCLVFMVALVSTYMVADSIHKVLQGLPRASNVFLTLFTTPGRFFSVVQFIAYFGPLLGIILGFDAINRERHLRTLGKLLSQPIYRDAVINGKFLAGVITVTIVLVSLLLLLCGMGLIMLGVVPGAEEVARLAIYLLISITYVAFWLGLAILFSIFFRSLATSALACVALWIFFTFFMGLVADLAADAIRPVYSRQNLEQLMANERLAHALSLISPATLYAEATSTILDPFQRSTSRLLVVTPLEGLSLQRFQGPLPLDQSMFLVWPHVVLLIALTLVCFGIGYVTFLRQEIRTT, from the coding sequence ATGTGGACGATCTGCCGCAAGGAACTGGCCGATCATTTTCATTCGACCCGATTCCTGTTGTTGTTTTGCCTGGTGTTCATGGTGGCGCTGGTGTCCACCTACATGGTCGCCGACAGCATCCACAAGGTGCTGCAGGGGCTGCCCCGGGCATCGAATGTGTTTCTGACGCTTTTCACCACGCCGGGTCGGTTCTTTTCGGTGGTGCAGTTCATTGCCTACTTCGGGCCGCTGCTGGGGATCATCCTGGGTTTTGACGCCATCAACCGGGAGCGGCATTTGCGGACGCTGGGGAAACTGCTGTCGCAACCGATTTACCGCGACGCTGTGATCAACGGGAAATTCCTTGCCGGGGTGATCACCGTCACGATCGTGCTGGTGAGCCTGTTGTTGCTGCTGTGTGGGATGGGCCTGATCATGCTCGGGGTGGTGCCCGGTGCGGAGGAGGTGGCCCGTCTGGCCATTTACCTGCTGATCAGCATCACGTACGTGGCGTTCTGGTTGGGGCTGGCCATCTTGTTCTCGATCTTTTTCCGGTCGCTGGCCACCTCGGCGCTGGCCTGCGTGGCGTTGTGGATTTTCTTCACGTTTTTCATGGGGCTGGTGGCGGATCTCGCGGCGGATGCGATCCGGCCCGTGTACAGCCGGCAGAATCTGGAACAGCTGATGGCCAATGAACGGCTGGCCCACGCGCTGTCGCTGATTTCGCCGGCGACCTTGTACGCGGAGGCGACGAGCACCATTCTCGATCCTTTCCAGCGCAGCACGAGCCGGCTTCTGGTGGTTACGCCCCTGGAGGGGCTGTCGCTGCAACGGTTTCAAGGCCCGCTTCCTCTGGATCAGTCCATGTTCCTGGTCTGGCCGCATGTGGTGTTGTTGATTGCCCTGACCCTGGTGTGCTTTGGGATCGGGTACGTGACATTCCTCCGACAGGAGATTCGGACCACTTGA
- a CDS encoding class II fumarate hydratase translates to MEREFRVETDALGEMLVPADAYYGAHTARALHCFPVSRLRFPRAFIRALGLIKKHAAITNGRLGLLPQRIAQAIHHAAQEVAEGRWDDQFVVDIFQTASGTSVNMNANEVIAHRATELLGGKLGDKLVHPNDHVNCGQSSNDVIPTAVQMAALDGIVHQVIPALNELHTVLDRKAREFHDVLTIARTHLQDAAPIRLGQEFSGYAAQIEHAVDRLWNVEESLGALPLGGTAVGTGFNTHPDFARLTIAGIASETGLALEESRNHFHAQSNLDALVEASGALRSVAVSLIKIANDLRWLGSSPRSGLGEIKLPAATPGTATLPGKINPVLCETVIKVGVQVMGNDAAVTAAGLFGEFQLNTMISVAAWNLMLSIELLAAAARAFARHCVAGIEADRQRCAEILERSLALCAPLAPILGHDKATQIARIAQEEGRTVREVALEISGLSPEQIDALLDPRRQTEPGSALPPSPVHNPLNSTPTPNPAG, encoded by the coding sequence ATGGAACGGGAGTTTCGCGTGGAAACGGATGCCCTGGGGGAAATGCTCGTCCCGGCCGACGCCTACTACGGAGCCCACACCGCGCGCGCCCTGCACTGTTTCCCGGTCAGCCGCCTGCGCTTTCCCCGCGCCTTCATCCGGGCGCTGGGCCTCATCAAAAAACACGCCGCCATCACCAACGGCCGGCTCGGACTCCTGCCCCAGCGCATCGCCCAGGCCATCCACCACGCCGCCCAGGAGGTCGCCGAGGGCCGCTGGGACGACCAGTTCGTCGTCGACATCTTCCAGACCGCCTCGGGCACCTCGGTGAACATGAACGCCAACGAGGTCATCGCCCATCGCGCCACCGAACTGCTCGGCGGAAAACTGGGCGACAAACTCGTCCACCCCAACGACCACGTCAATTGCGGCCAGTCCAGCAACGACGTCATCCCCACCGCCGTTCAAATGGCCGCACTCGACGGCATCGTGCACCAGGTCATCCCGGCACTCAACGAACTCCACACCGTGCTCGACCGCAAGGCCCGTGAGTTTCATGACGTCCTCACCATCGCACGCACGCATCTCCAGGACGCCGCACCCATCCGGCTCGGCCAGGAGTTCAGCGGTTACGCCGCACAGATCGAACACGCCGTGGACCGGCTCTGGAACGTCGAGGAAAGCCTGGGCGCCCTGCCCCTGGGCGGTACCGCCGTTGGAACCGGTTTCAACACCCACCCGGATTTCGCCCGCCTGACCATCGCCGGCATCGCCAGTGAAACGGGCCTGGCGTTGGAGGAAAGCCGCAACCATTTCCACGCACAATCCAACCTGGACGCCCTGGTCGAGGCCAGCGGCGCCCTGCGCAGCGTGGCCGTCAGCCTCATCAAAATCGCCAACGACCTCCGCTGGCTCGGCTCCAGCCCCCGCAGCGGACTCGGCGAAATCAAACTCCCCGCCGCCACACCCGGCACCGCCACCCTGCCCGGCAAAATCAATCCCGTCCTGTGCGAAACCGTCATCAAGGTCGGCGTTCAGGTCATGGGCAACGACGCCGCCGTCACCGCCGCCGGCCTGTTCGGCGAATTCCAGCTCAACACCATGATCTCCGTGGCCGCCTGGAACCTGATGTTAAGCATCGAGTTGCTGGCCGCCGCCGCCCGCGCCTTCGCCCGACATTGCGTGGCCGGCATCGAGGCCGATCGCCAGCGGTGTGCCGAAATCCTCGAACGGAGTCTGGCACTGTGCGCCCCGCTCGCCCCCATCCTCGGCCACGACAAGGCCACCCAGATCGCCCGCATCGCCCAGGAAGAAGGCCGCACCGTGCGTGAAGTGGCACTCGAAATCTCCGGCCTCAGCCCGGAACAAATCGACGCCCTGCTCGACCCCCGCCGCCAAACCGAACCCGGCAGCGCCCTCCCACCTTCACCCGTCCACAACCCCCTCAACTCCACCCCCACCCCCAACCCCGCCGGAC
- a CDS encoding NAD-dependent succinate-semialdehyde dehydrogenase, which yields MNDLPTVLQSVDPTTGRPVRSVPVLAPGAVEQHIQSASRAFAMWRRTHPTDRADALRNLARLLRTRKNDLALLMAEEMGKPVVQGRAEIEKCAWVCEFYADHLPSFLAPQPVTTEWTRSYVDFQPLGPILGVMPWNFPFWQVFRAAAPALVAGNVFLLKHAANVPGCALAIAQLSRDAGLPEGILQVLPVRADQVGAIVDHPAIRGVTVTGSTTAGRAIAARAGAALKKTVLELGGSDPYVILEDADLDQAAETCANARLINTGQSCIAAKRFIVVEQVRAEFEARLLEQLQTRNTGDPRNEQTLLGPLARHDLRDQLHAQVQASLRMGARCLCGGFLPDGPGAFYPPTLLTDVRPGMPVFDEETFGPVAAVVPARDEADAIRLANQSPYGLGAAIFTRDIERGERLAREHLEAGVCTVNDFVRSDPRLPFGGIKDSGYGRELGLFGFREFLNVKTVCVR from the coding sequence ATGAACGACCTTCCCACCGTGCTGCAATCCGTGGACCCCACCACGGGCCGTCCGGTTCGGAGTGTGCCGGTCCTGGCACCCGGTGCCGTGGAGCAGCACATCCAATCCGCCTCCCGTGCATTCGCAATGTGGCGCCGGACCCACCCCACAGACCGCGCCGATGCCCTGCGCAACCTCGCCCGACTGCTCCGCACCCGTAAAAACGACCTGGCCCTCCTCATGGCCGAGGAGATGGGCAAACCCGTGGTCCAGGGCCGGGCCGAAATCGAAAAATGCGCCTGGGTCTGCGAATTCTACGCCGACCATCTGCCATCCTTCCTCGCACCCCAACCCGTCACCACCGAATGGACCCGCAGCTACGTGGATTTCCAACCGCTGGGACCGATCCTGGGCGTGATGCCCTGGAATTTTCCCTTCTGGCAGGTCTTCCGGGCGGCCGCACCCGCACTCGTCGCAGGCAATGTGTTTCTGCTCAAACACGCGGCCAATGTACCCGGATGTGCCCTCGCCATCGCCCAGCTGAGCCGCGACGCCGGCCTGCCCGAGGGGATCCTGCAGGTCCTCCCGGTCCGGGCCGATCAGGTCGGCGCCATCGTGGATCACCCGGCCATCCGCGGTGTCACCGTCACCGGCAGCACCACGGCCGGACGCGCCATCGCCGCCCGCGCGGGCGCCGCCCTCAAAAAAACCGTGCTCGAACTGGGCGGCAGCGACCCCTACGTCATCCTGGAAGATGCCGACCTGGATCAGGCCGCCGAAACCTGCGCCAACGCCCGACTCATCAACACCGGCCAGAGTTGCATCGCCGCCAAGCGTTTCATCGTGGTGGAGCAGGTCCGCGCCGAATTCGAGGCCCGTTTACTCGAGCAACTCCAAACCCGCAACACCGGCGACCCGCGCAACGAGCAAACCCTGCTGGGTCCGCTGGCCCGCCACGACCTTCGCGACCAGTTGCATGCCCAGGTCCAAGCCAGCCTCCGCATGGGCGCCCGGTGCCTGTGCGGCGGTTTCCTCCCCGACGGCCCCGGCGCCTTTTACCCGCCAACCCTCCTGACGGACGTCCGACCGGGCATGCCCGTGTTTGACGAGGAAACCTTCGGGCCGGTGGCCGCCGTGGTGCCGGCCCGCGACGAGGCCGACGCCATCCGACTGGCCAACCAGAGTCCGTACGGTCTCGGCGCCGCCATCTTTACCCGCGACATCGAACGCGGCGAACGACTGGCACGCGAACATCTCGAAGCCGGCGTCTGCACCGTCAACGACTTCGTTCGATCCGATCCGCGCCTGCCCTTTGGTGGCATCAAGGACTCCGGGTACGGTCGTGAGCTGGGCCTCTTCGGATTCCGCGAATTCCTCAACGTCAAAACCGTCTGCGTCCGCTAA
- a CDS encoding sugar phosphate isomerase/epimerase family protein, producing the protein MTRRQFLATTAVALAAAASATRHGTVRAAQRRPLKKGIMWATIGLPGSVRDKMAAVKNAGFDGVEMMSHMDVDEVKAARDATGLAIPSVCGAHHWSKPLSHPDPRIRREGIEALERTLRDAHAYGATSVLLVPAVVNKEVSYDQAWQRSQEAIQQVLPLAAELKIRIAIENVWNHFLLSPLEAARYVDQFESPWIGWHFDCGNILNYGWPEQWIRILGRRICKVHIKEFSRKKRDAEGLWKGFDVALLEGDNDWPAIMHALDEVGYQDWVITEQGGADNPDGLRDLARRVDQILAL; encoded by the coding sequence ATGACCCGCCGACAATTCCTCGCCACCACGGCCGTGGCCCTGGCCGCCGCGGCCTCAGCCACCCGGCACGGAACCGTACGGGCAGCCCAACGACGTCCGCTCAAAAAGGGGATCATGTGGGCCACCATCGGCCTGCCTGGATCCGTGCGCGACAAGATGGCCGCCGTCAAAAACGCAGGCTTCGACGGCGTGGAAATGATGAGTCACATGGACGTGGACGAGGTAAAGGCCGCCCGCGACGCAACCGGGCTGGCCATCCCGAGCGTTTGCGGCGCCCACCACTGGTCGAAACCACTCTCCCACCCGGACCCGCGCATCCGCCGCGAAGGCATCGAGGCACTTGAACGGACCCTGCGCGACGCCCACGCCTACGGGGCCACCTCGGTCCTGCTGGTGCCGGCCGTGGTCAACAAGGAGGTCTCCTACGACCAGGCCTGGCAACGGTCCCAAGAAGCCATCCAACAGGTCCTGCCCCTGGCCGCGGAACTCAAGATCCGAATCGCCATCGAAAACGTCTGGAACCATTTCCTCCTCAGCCCGCTCGAGGCCGCCCGGTACGTGGATCAATTCGAAAGCCCGTGGATCGGCTGGCACTTCGACTGTGGAAACATCCTCAACTACGGCTGGCCGGAACAATGGATCCGCATCCTTGGCCGCCGCATCTGCAAGGTCCACATCAAGGAATTCAGCCGCAAAAAACGCGACGCCGAAGGGTTATGGAAAGGCTTCGACGTCGCACTGTTGGAGGGCGACAACGACTGGCCCGCCATCATGCATGCCCTGGACGAGGTGGGTTACCAGGACTGGGTCATCACCGAACAAGGCGGCGCCGACAACCCCGACGGACTCCGCGACCTGGCCCGCCGCGTGGACCAGATCCTCGCTCTCTAA